A section of the Constrictibacter sp. MBR-5 genome encodes:
- the argB gene encoding acetylglutamate kinase: MSTPAADPAMSTPEENIRNARMLAEALPFMQRYAGATLVVKYGGHAMGDESLGRDFARDIVLLKQVGLNPIVVHGGGPQIGRMLDRLKIQSEFVDGLRVTDTATVEIVEMVLAGSINKQIVAMINQAGGKAVGISGKDANLIQARKLTRTKRDPDSNIEKVLDLGFVGDPDRVDTTILDVFKQSSVIPVVAPIGIGADGETYNINADTVAGAIAGAVSADRLLLLTDVAGVKGKDGDLIASMSRAEAEAMIADGTISGGMIPKVETCLDAVARGVEAAVILDGRVPHAVLLEIFTEHGVGTLIRRS; the protein is encoded by the coding sequence ATGTCCACTCCCGCCGCGGATCCCGCGATGTCCACTCCCGAAGAAAACATTCGGAACGCACGCATGCTCGCAGAAGCGTTGCCCTTCATGCAGCGCTATGCAGGCGCGACCCTCGTCGTGAAGTATGGCGGCCACGCCATGGGCGACGAATCGCTCGGCCGCGACTTCGCCCGCGACATCGTCCTGCTCAAGCAGGTCGGCCTGAACCCGATCGTCGTGCACGGCGGCGGGCCGCAGATCGGCCGCATGCTCGACCGGCTTAAGATCCAGAGCGAGTTCGTCGATGGCCTGCGCGTCACCGACACGGCGACGGTCGAGATCGTCGAGATGGTCCTGGCGGGGTCGATCAACAAACAGATCGTCGCCATGATCAACCAGGCGGGCGGCAAGGCCGTGGGTATTTCCGGTAAGGACGCCAACCTGATCCAGGCGCGCAAGCTCACCCGCACCAAGCGGGATCCCGATTCCAACATCGAGAAGGTCCTCGACCTGGGCTTCGTCGGCGATCCCGACCGGGTCGACACGACCATCCTCGACGTCTTCAAGCAGTCCTCGGTCATCCCGGTCGTGGCGCCGATCGGCATCGGCGCGGACGGCGAGACTTACAACATCAACGCCGACACCGTGGCCGGCGCCATCGCCGGCGCCGTGTCGGCCGACCGGCTGCTGCTCCTGACCGACGTCGCCGGCGTGAAGGGCAAGGACGGGGACCTGATCGCCTCCATGTCGCGCGCCGAGGCCGAGGCGATGATCGCCGACGGCACCATCAGCGGCGGCATGATCCCCAAGGTCGAGACATGCCTGGACGCGGTGGCCCGCGGCGTCGAGGCCGCGGTCATCCTGGACGGCCGCGTGCCGCACGCGGTCTTGCTGGAGATATTCACCGAGCACGGCGTCGGCACCCTGATCCGGCGCAGCTGA
- a CDS encoding pyrimidine 5'-nucleotidase: MTEPSIVVGTPDGRKPDLSHVDTWVFDLDNTLYSPAACDLFVHMDRRMNQFIAEYLKLDEAQAAHVRQTYFKSYGTTLRGLMEVYDVPPGVFLDYVHELDLSEMAHDPALDRAIARLPGRKLIFTNATERHACNVLDRLGIAHHFEGIFDVAAAGYVPKPQVEAYEAFVKRHAIDPATSVFFEDTARNLAPAAALGMTTVWIKTDRPHGQMAEGDDFVHHVVEELSDWLHALEFAVAEIADRAEGG; the protein is encoded by the coding sequence ATGACAGAGCCCAGTATCGTCGTCGGCACCCCGGACGGGCGGAAGCCCGACCTCTCCCACGTCGACACCTGGGTCTTCGACCTCGACAACACGCTCTACAGCCCGGCCGCCTGCGACCTGTTCGTCCACATGGACCGGCGGATGAACCAGTTCATCGCCGAGTATCTGAAGCTCGACGAGGCCCAAGCGGCGCATGTCCGCCAGACCTACTTCAAATCCTACGGCACCACGCTGCGCGGCCTGATGGAGGTCTACGACGTCCCGCCCGGCGTCTTCCTGGACTACGTCCACGAGCTCGACCTGTCGGAGATGGCGCACGATCCGGCACTCGACCGCGCCATCGCCCGTCTGCCGGGCCGGAAGCTGATCTTCACCAACGCCACCGAGCGGCACGCCTGCAACGTCCTGGACCGGCTCGGCATCGCGCATCATTTCGAGGGCATCTTCGACGTCGCCGCCGCCGGCTACGTGCCCAAGCCGCAGGTCGAGGCCTACGAGGCCTTCGTGAAACGGCACGCCATCGACCCCGCGACCTCGGTCTTCTTCGAGGACACCGCGCGCAACCTCGCCCCGGCCGCCGCCCTCGGCATGACCACCGTCTGGATCAAGACCGACCGGCCGCACGGCCAGATGGCCGAGGGCGACGACTTCGTGCACCACGTCGTCGAAGAGCTGTCCGACTGGCTGCACGCCTTGGAGTTCGCCGTGGCCGAGATCGCCGACCGGGCCGAAGGCGGCTGA
- a CDS encoding acyl-CoA carboxylase subunit beta: MQEMLLRLEEKRERARLGGGERRIEAQHKRGKLTARERIDVLLDPGSFEEWDMFVEHRSTDFGMADQKVPGDGVVTGHGTISGRLVFVFSQDFTVFGGSLSEAHAEKICKVMDQAMKVGAPVIGLNDSGGARIQEGVASLGGYAEVFQRNVMASGVVPQISAIMGPCAGGAVYSPAMTDFIFMVKDTSYMFVTGPDVVKTVTHETVTHEQLGGALTHTSRSGVADRAFEDDVEALLQTRRFVDFLPASNREQPPTRVCTDPLDRVEMSLDTLVPPNPNKPYDMKELIAKVVDDGDFFELQPNYAGNILTGFGRVGGSTVGIVANQPMVLAGCLDIDSARKAGRFVRFCDCFNIPIVTFVDVPGFLPGTAQEYGGIIKHGAKLLFAYAEATVPKITVITRKAYGGAYDVMSSKHLRGDVNYAWPQAEIAVMGAKGAVEIIFREDIGDAGKIEARTKEYAELFANPFVAASRGYIDDVIRPHSTRRRIAKSLAMLRNKKLENPWKKHDNIPL, encoded by the coding sequence ATGCAGGAAATGCTGCTCAGGCTCGAGGAGAAGCGCGAGCGGGCACGGCTCGGCGGCGGAGAGCGCCGGATCGAGGCGCAGCACAAGCGCGGCAAGCTGACGGCGCGCGAGCGCATCGACGTTCTGCTCGACCCCGGCAGCTTTGAGGAATGGGACATGTTCGTCGAGCACCGCTCGACGGACTTCGGCATGGCCGACCAGAAGGTGCCCGGCGACGGCGTCGTCACCGGCCACGGCACGATCAGCGGCCGCCTCGTCTTTGTCTTCAGCCAGGACTTCACGGTCTTCGGCGGCAGCCTGTCCGAGGCGCACGCCGAGAAGATCTGCAAGGTCATGGACCAGGCGATGAAGGTCGGCGCTCCCGTGATCGGCCTGAACGATTCCGGCGGCGCGCGCATCCAGGAGGGCGTCGCCTCGCTCGGCGGCTATGCCGAGGTGTTCCAGCGCAACGTGATGGCATCCGGCGTCGTGCCGCAGATCTCGGCGATCATGGGTCCCTGCGCCGGCGGTGCCGTGTACTCGCCGGCCATGACGGACTTCATCTTCATGGTGAAGGACACGTCCTACATGTTCGTGACCGGCCCCGACGTGGTGAAGACGGTCACCCACGAGACTGTCACCCACGAGCAGCTGGGCGGCGCCCTCACCCACACGTCCCGGTCCGGCGTCGCCGACCGCGCCTTCGAGGACGACGTCGAGGCGCTGCTGCAGACGCGCCGCTTCGTCGACTTCCTGCCCGCCTCTAACCGCGAGCAGCCGCCGACGCGCGTCTGCACCGATCCGCTCGACCGGGTCGAGATGTCGCTCGACACACTGGTGCCGCCGAACCCGAACAAGCCCTACGACATGAAGGAGCTGATCGCGAAGGTCGTCGACGACGGCGATTTCTTCGAGCTCCAGCCGAACTACGCCGGCAACATCCTGACCGGCTTCGGCCGCGTCGGCGGCTCGACCGTGGGCATCGTCGCCAACCAGCCGATGGTGCTCGCCGGCTGCCTCGACATCGATTCCGCGCGCAAGGCCGGGCGGTTCGTGCGCTTCTGCGACTGCTTCAACATCCCGATCGTCACCTTCGTCGACGTCCCCGGCTTCCTGCCCGGCACCGCGCAAGAATATGGCGGCATCATCAAGCACGGCGCCAAGCTGCTCTTCGCCTATGCCGAGGCGACCGTGCCGAAGATCACCGTCATCACGCGCAAGGCCTATGGCGGCGCCTACGACGTCATGAGTTCGAAGCATCTGCGCGGCGACGTGAACTACGCCTGGCCCCAGGCCGAGATCGCCGTGATGGGCGCCAAGGGTGCCGTCGAGATCATCTTCCGCGAGGACATCGGCGACGCCGGCAAGATCGAGGCGCGCACCAAGGAATATGCCGAACTGTTCGCCAATCCGTTCGTCGCGGCGAGCCGCGGTTATATCGACGACGTGATCCGCCCGCACAGCACGCGGCGCCGGATCGCCAAGTCGCTGGCCATGCTGCGCAACAAGAAGCTGGAGAATCCCTGGAAGAAGCACGACAACATCCCACTGTAG
- a CDS encoding DUF29 domain-containing protein has translation MPRAMTDPELYEADFYAWTKIQADRLRRLQAERPNLDLDLPHLAEEVEDLGKSERNALRSHLRRIIEHCLKLEWSPATDPHGSWRRSISEARLEIEGRMTATLRHDMINDLPRLYDGARELAHDALTEHGEIEAAAAPPAANPYSLDDLLTRGWYPRRRAGGS, from the coding sequence GTGCCCCGCGCGATGACCGACCCGGAACTGTACGAAGCGGACTTCTACGCCTGGACGAAAATCCAAGCCGACCGGCTGCGCCGTCTCCAGGCGGAACGCCCGAACCTCGATCTCGACCTCCCCCATCTCGCCGAGGAGGTCGAGGATTTGGGCAAGTCCGAACGGAACGCGCTACGCAGCCACCTCCGCCGGATCATCGAGCACTGCCTGAAGCTGGAATGGTCGCCGGCGACCGATCCGCACGGGTCATGGCGGCGCAGCATCTCAGAGGCGCGGCTCGAAATCGAAGGCCGGATGACGGCGACGCTGCGGCACGACATGATCAACGATCTTCCTCGACTGTACGACGGCGCGCGCGAACTCGCACACGACGCGCTGACGGAGCACGGGGAGATCGAAGCCGCGGCGGCGCCCCCGGCTGCTAATCCGTATTCGCTGGACGATCTGCTGACGCGGGGCTGGTATCCGCGCCGTCGCGCGGGAGGGTCGTGA
- a CDS encoding DUF29 domain-containing protein → MALAMTDAELYEADFYAWTQVQADRLRRLQAERANLDLDLPHLAEEVEDLGKAERNLLRSHLRRIIEHCLKLEWSRAQEPRRSWRLSIIEARIEISDHLTATLRRDVADELPRLHEQARRLARQALIGKGEADAAAALPADCPYTLDQLLDDDWYPTNRHGVRD, encoded by the coding sequence ATGGCCCTTGCGATGACGGACGCGGAACTCTACGAAGCGGACTTCTACGCCTGGACGCAGGTCCAGGCCGACCGGCTGCGTCGTCTCCAGGCCGAGCGGGCCAACCTCGATCTCGACCTCCCCCATCTCGCCGAGGAGGTCGAGGACTTGGGTAAGGCGGAACGCAATCTGCTGCGCAGCCACCTCCGCCGGATCATCGAGCACTGTCTGAAGCTCGAATGGTCGCGGGCGCAGGAGCCACGACGCTCATGGCGGTTGAGCATCATCGAGGCGCGTATCGAGATATCCGACCACCTGACGGCGACGCTGCGCCGCGACGTTGCAGACGAGTTGCCGCGCCTGCACGAGCAGGCACGGCGGCTCGCGCGGCAAGCCCTGATCGGTAAGGGCGAAGCCGACGCCGCCGCGGCGCTGCCCGCCGACTGCCCCTACACGCTCGACCAGCTGCTCGACGACGACTGGTATCCGACGAACCGCCACGGCGTGCGGGACTGA
- a CDS encoding 2TM domain-containing protein, which produces MDPARRRLNGFLNHLIGYFAVMIVLVPLNLWLTPDTVWFVWPMVGWGSVLAIHVAYVMGLIGRR; this is translated from the coding sequence GTGGATCCCGCCCGCCGCCGTCTGAACGGTTTCCTCAATCATCTGATCGGCTACTTCGCCGTGATGATCGTCCTGGTCCCCCTCAACCTCTGGCTGACGCCCGACACCGTCTGGTTCGTCTGGCCGATGGTCGGGTGGGGATCGGTCCTCGCAATACACGTTGCCTATGTCATGGGCCTGATCGGGAGGCGTTGA
- a CDS encoding acetyl/propionyl/methylcrotonyl-CoA carboxylase subunit alpha, which yields MFDKILIANRGEIAVRIMRTAKRLGIKTVAVYSDADATGLHVEMADEAVAIGPAPAAQSYLVMDRIVEAAKKTGAQAVHPGFGFLSENTRFARRLADEGIVFIGPTPEAIAAMGDKIESKKLAQKAGVSTVPGYLGEIADPEAAAKVVADIGFPVMIKASAGGGGKGMRVAWNEKELIEGLRSAASEARSSFGDERVFIEKFVEEPRHIEIQVLADAHGNVIHLGERECSIQRRHQKVIEEAPSPFLDPETRAAMGAQAVALAKAVDYRSAGTVEFIVDKNRNFYFLEMNTRLQVEHPVTELVTGLDLVEEMIRVAAGERLRIGQDDVKLNGWALESRLYAEDPTRNFVPSIGRLATYREPEGVEGVRVDSGVVEGSEISMFYDPMIAKLVTSGRDRNEAIDRMRAALDAFCVRGISHNIGFLNDIVASDRFREGRLSTRFIEDEYAEGFDPTAGVARHATDFAAAAAFLNYVRVGREATISGRLQVAVAAPAGNWVVMLGREPHPVTVTPAEGGIDVAVDGRTVAVRSAWEPREPVLRIEVDGRPLFMQVEWDGAVCRMTHAGATVGVRVLTPRQAELAALMPVKQAPDLSKFLLSPMPGLLLSVEVEEGWEVKAGQELCVVEAMKMENILRAERDGTVKAISANPGDSLAADQVIIEFD from the coding sequence ATGTTCGACAAGATCCTCATTGCCAACCGCGGCGAGATTGCCGTGCGTATCATGCGGACCGCGAAGCGGCTCGGCATCAAGACGGTGGCGGTCTATTCCGACGCCGACGCGACCGGCCTGCACGTCGAGATGGCGGACGAGGCGGTGGCGATCGGCCCGGCGCCGGCCGCCCAGAGCTATCTCGTCATGGACCGCATCGTCGAGGCGGCGAAGAAGACCGGCGCCCAGGCGGTGCATCCGGGCTTCGGCTTCCTGTCCGAGAACACCAGGTTCGCCCGGCGCCTCGCCGACGAGGGCATCGTCTTCATCGGCCCGACGCCCGAGGCGATCGCCGCCATGGGCGACAAGATCGAGTCGAAGAAGCTCGCCCAGAAGGCCGGCGTCTCCACCGTCCCCGGCTATCTCGGCGAGATCGCCGATCCCGAAGCCGCCGCCAAGGTGGTCGCCGACATCGGGTTCCCGGTGATGATCAAGGCCTCGGCCGGCGGCGGCGGCAAGGGCATGCGCGTCGCCTGGAACGAGAAGGAGCTGATCGAGGGCCTGCGCTCGGCGGCCAGCGAGGCCCGCTCCAGCTTCGGCGACGAGCGCGTCTTCATCGAGAAGTTCGTCGAGGAGCCGCGCCACATCGAGATCCAGGTGCTGGCCGACGCGCACGGCAACGTGATCCATCTCGGCGAGCGCGAATGCTCGATCCAGCGTCGCCACCAGAAGGTCATCGAGGAGGCGCCGAGCCCCTTCCTCGACCCGGAGACGCGCGCCGCGATGGGCGCCCAGGCCGTCGCCCTGGCGAAGGCGGTCGACTACCGATCGGCCGGCACCGTCGAGTTCATCGTCGACAAGAACCGTAACTTCTACTTCCTGGAGATGAATACGCGGCTCCAGGTCGAGCATCCGGTGACCGAGCTGGTGACCGGCCTCGATCTGGTCGAGGAGATGATCCGCGTCGCCGCCGGCGAGAGGCTGCGCATCGGCCAGGACGACGTGAAGCTGAACGGCTGGGCCCTGGAATCCCGGCTCTACGCTGAGGATCCGACGCGTAATTTCGTGCCGTCGATCGGCCGCCTCGCCACCTACCGCGAGCCCGAAGGCGTCGAGGGCGTGCGTGTCGACAGCGGCGTGGTCGAGGGCAGCGAGATCAGCATGTTCTACGACCCGATGATCGCCAAGCTGGTGACGTCGGGCCGCGACCGGAACGAGGCGATCGACCGGATGCGTGCCGCCCTCGACGCCTTCTGCGTCCGGGGCATCTCGCACAACATCGGCTTCCTGAACGACATCGTCGCCTCGGACCGCTTCCGCGAGGGCCGTCTCAGCACGCGCTTCATCGAGGACGAGTATGCTGAGGGCTTCGACCCCACCGCCGGCGTCGCCCGGCACGCGACGGACTTCGCCGCCGCCGCCGCCTTCCTGAACTATGTGCGCGTCGGCCGCGAGGCGACGATCAGCGGCCGCCTGCAGGTCGCGGTGGCCGCGCCGGCCGGCAACTGGGTTGTGATGCTCGGACGTGAGCCGCACCCGGTCACGGTGACGCCGGCTGAGGGTGGCATCGATGTCGCGGTCGACGGCCGCACGGTCGCCGTCCGCAGCGCCTGGGAACCGCGCGAGCCGGTTCTCCGGATCGAGGTCGACGGCCGGCCGCTGTTCATGCAGGTCGAATGGGACGGCGCGGTGTGCCGGATGACCCATGCCGGCGCCACCGTCGGGGTGCGCGTCCTGACGCCGCGTCAGGCGGAACTGGCCGCCCTGATGCCGGTGAAGCAGGCCCCCGACCTCTCGAAGTTCCTGCTCTCCCCCATGCCCGGCCTGCTGCTCAGCGTCGAGGTCGAGGAGGGCTGGGAGGTCAAGGCCGGCCAGGAACTCTGCGTCGTCGAGGCGATGAAGATGGAGAACATCCTCCGCGCCGAACGCGACGGGACCGTAAAGGCGATCTCCGCCAACCCCGGCGACAGCCTCGCCGCCGACCAAGTGATCATCGAGTTCGACTGA
- a CDS encoding PAS domain-containing protein, giving the protein MAKLPADEFPHVQDEVIRHVIALWLGWRGDRRMPARTDIDPVALDSALPILWLCDYEVDTGRFRCRLAGDKILALYDGPMVGRYVEDIIGSGRVSEVVNRYKRVVEEPAIGHAAGRIYLHKDRRLVGERILLPLAADGRTPDGVLGATSFRWPTGIPVSEARGELLRLTFTPV; this is encoded by the coding sequence TTGGCGAAGCTGCCCGCAGACGAGTTTCCGCATGTGCAGGATGAGGTGATCCGGCACGTGATCGCGCTGTGGCTCGGGTGGCGCGGCGACCGGCGCATGCCGGCCCGTACCGACATCGATCCCGTGGCGCTCGACAGTGCGCTGCCGATCCTGTGGCTCTGCGACTACGAGGTGGACACGGGCCGCTTCCGCTGCCGCCTCGCAGGCGATAAGATCTTGGCGCTCTATGATGGCCCCATGGTCGGCCGCTATGTCGAGGACATCATCGGGTCGGGCCGGGTCAGCGAAGTCGTGAACCGCTACAAGCGCGTGGTGGAAGAACCGGCGATCGGCCATGCGGCGGGACGCATCTACCTGCACAAGGACCGACGCCTCGTCGGCGAACGCATCCTCCTGCCGCTCGCCGCGGACGGCCGCACGCCCGACGGCGTTCTCGGCGCCACCTCGTTTCGCTGGCCCACCGGCATCCCGGTCAGCGAGGCACGCGGCGAACTGCTCCGCCTGACCTTCACCCCGGTCTGA
- a CDS encoding PAS domain-containing protein, protein MHLRARLSHVRNPRILNVLDVWLRSFAHGRMPQRTAIDAAALGRELEIVWLCDVVLPGPRYRYRLAGERVNAVYGVSLAKRFMEEVIPENRRQSVLARYHRVVLERGISHAAGRLYLSSGRIFTGERIVLPLSEDGDTVDAILGATAFDWSPASPEPGEPKVDPVVVFTPLDDGESS, encoded by the coding sequence ATGCACCTCCGTGCTCGCCTCTCCCATGTCCGCAACCCGCGGATCCTCAACGTCCTCGACGTTTGGCTGAGGTCATTCGCCCACGGCCGCATGCCGCAGCGGACCGCGATCGACGCGGCGGCCCTCGGACGCGAACTGGAGATCGTGTGGCTGTGTGACGTGGTTCTGCCTGGCCCCCGCTATCGCTATCGGCTCGCCGGCGAGCGCGTCAACGCGGTCTACGGCGTGTCCCTCGCCAAGCGGTTCATGGAAGAGGTGATCCCCGAAAATAGGCGCCAATCGGTGCTGGCCCGGTATCACAGGGTGGTCCTCGAACGGGGGATATCCCATGCCGCCGGCCGCCTCTATCTCAGCAGCGGCCGGATCTTCACCGGCGAACGGATCGTCCTGCCCCTGTCGGAAGACGGCGACACCGTCGATGCGATCCTCGGCGCCACGGCCTTCGACTGGTCGCCCGCCTCGCCGGAGCCGGGCGAACCGAAGGTGGATCCGGTGGTCGTCTTCACACCGCTGGATGACGGGGAATCGTCGTGA
- a CDS encoding terminase small subunit yields MPEASPPPLTDRQEIFCRHVARGASGAAAARWAGYAPDSAAKQASVMLGRPHIRRRVEDLRVRREIARQTGIAEMVDRLRALAKLATAKCDYRTAVRCIEIEAKATGLIPDKHAASPCGGFAGSDPLLDGIDPRWPGHAAAEAEGWLAEWRRGLAPEPEEKPEPIIVPHVYEGFEGRPLDEFTPYTDLERMRANQQKGMEGKEREPSIDEVEAEDPDPIASREARAEAALEAELAYLRSIAPPVAINPAAPSWARHPDPLVRGGQSDLHGWDPAWERPG; encoded by the coding sequence ATGCCCGAAGCCTCGCCCCCGCCCCTCACCGACCGCCAGGAAATCTTCTGCCGCCACGTCGCTCGCGGTGCCAGCGGCGCCGCCGCCGCGCGCTGGGCCGGCTATGCCCCCGACAGTGCCGCCAAGCAGGCGAGCGTCATGCTGGGCCGCCCGCACATCCGCCGCCGCGTCGAGGACCTCCGCGTCCGCCGCGAGATCGCCCGCCAGACCGGAATCGCCGAGATGGTCGACCGCCTCAGGGCGCTGGCGAAGCTCGCCACCGCCAAGTGCGACTACCGCACCGCCGTCCGCTGCATCGAGATCGAGGCAAAGGCCACCGGCCTCATCCCGGACAAACACGCCGCCAGCCCCTGCGGCGGCTTCGCCGGGTCCGACCCGCTGCTCGACGGCATCGACCCCCGCTGGCCCGGCCACGCCGCGGCAGAGGCCGAGGGCTGGCTCGCAGAGTGGCGGCGGGGACTGGCACCCGAGCCGGAGGAGAAGCCGGAGCCGATCATCGTGCCGCATGTGTATGAGGGTTTCGAGGGACGGCCGCTGGACGAGTTCACGCCCTACACGGATCTCGAGCGGATGAGGGCCAACCAACAAAAAGGAATGGAAGGGAAGGAAAGGGAACCTTCCATCGACGAGGTCGAAGCCGAAGACCCCGACCCCATCGCCTCCCGCGAGGCCCGCGCCGAGGCGGCGCTCGAAGCCGAACTCGCCTACCTCCGCAGCATCGCCCCGCCCGTCGCGATCAACCCCGCCGCCCCGTCCTGGGCTCGCCACCCCGACCCGCTCGTCCGCGGCGGCCAGTCCGACCTCCACGGCTGGGACCCCGCATGGGAGCGCCCGGGGTGA
- a CDS encoding aldo/keto reductase — MEYRNLGRSGLRVSLVGLGCNNFGGRLGLEDTRTVVHKAMDLGITLLDTADMYGNRGGSEELMGQVLGARRKDIVLASKFGMAMDDVGVKKGAARRYIMSAVEDSLRRLRTDWIDLYQLHQPDPLTPIEETLRALDDLVRQGKVRYIGCSNLPAWEVVESIWTSRSGGLEQFVSCQDEYSLVFRGPDKELLPAMQAYGLGLLPYFPLASGLLTGKYDRSAPMPEGARLTNTQRLADKYMTEANWKIVDGLSALCKARGWSMLDLAFSWLAARPTVASVIAGATKPEQLEQNVKAVSLKLTADDMAEIDRITAG; from the coding sequence ATGGAATATCGCAATCTCGGCCGGTCCGGACTGCGCGTCTCGCTCGTCGGCCTCGGCTGCAACAATTTCGGCGGCCGGCTCGGGCTCGAGGATACCCGCACCGTCGTCCACAAGGCGATGGACCTCGGCATCACCCTGCTCGACACCGCCGACATGTACGGCAATCGCGGCGGCTCGGAAGAGCTGATGGGCCAGGTGCTGGGCGCCCGCCGCAAGGACATCGTCCTCGCCAGCAAGTTCGGCATGGCCATGGACGACGTCGGCGTGAAGAAGGGTGCCGCCCGCCGCTACATCATGTCGGCGGTCGAGGACAGCCTGCGCCGCCTGCGCACCGACTGGATCGACCTCTACCAGCTGCACCAGCCCGACCCGCTGACGCCGATCGAGGAGACGCTGCGCGCCCTCGACGATCTGGTCCGGCAGGGCAAAGTCCGCTACATCGGCTGCTCCAACCTGCCGGCCTGGGAGGTCGTGGAGTCGATCTGGACCTCGCGCAGCGGCGGGCTCGAACAGTTCGTCTCCTGCCAGGACGAATACAGCCTGGTCTTCCGCGGTCCCGACAAGGAACTGCTGCCGGCGATGCAGGCCTATGGCCTCGGCCTGCTGCCCTATTTCCCGCTGGCGAGCGGCCTTCTGACCGGCAAGTACGACCGGTCGGCGCCGATGCCGGAAGGCGCGCGGCTGACCAACACCCAGCGCCTCGCCGACAAGTACATGACCGAGGCGAACTGGAAGATCGTCGACGGCCTGTCGGCCCTCTGCAAGGCGCGCGGCTGGTCGATGCTCGACCTTGCCTTCTCCTGGCTCGCCGCACGCCCCACCGTCGCCAGCGTCATCGCCGGCGCCACCAAGCCGGAGCAGCTCGAGCAGAACGTGAAGGCGGTCTCGCTGAAGCTGACGGCCGACGACATGGCCGAGATCGACCGGATCACCGCGGGCTGA